Within the Malus sylvestris chromosome 4, drMalSylv7.2, whole genome shotgun sequence genome, the region CTGAGAGCGGAAGTGATGTTGCTGCCCAAAGTCTCGAGAAGTCCGGGAGTGTAAAAGAGGTTGCAGAGACACGGAAGCTGGGTGGCCACCGTCTGCTTGATGGCGGTGCAGCACGTGGCAGATGGTTGAGCTGTGCTGTTGAGGTAGTCCGCGCACGGCAGAAGGTCCTGAGCACAACCCGGCGTCGTTTGACCGGCCGCCGATCCGAATAAACTTAATAACACAACCATCGTGGCCACCGCCAACATGGAAATGCTGTAGCagcccatctctctctcttctctttttctctcaaatAAAATGGGAGGTGGAGGGTGGCTCTACTACTTTTTCGAATACCTTGTGAGGTTTTTATATACAGTTGTTGTCATTTAGTCAAATATTAGTTCCCAAAAAAATGGACAAGCCATgtgtaatttattaaaatagtGTTACTAGAAGGGATTTGCTAAGATCTTTCAACGCAATTGCTTGTAATCTtcataatttataaaaattacAAATGGTTATAAAGAGATTACGCATGATAACCAATGTGTAACAGTGAtctcactactacaaaattatttaTAACTGGGCGATCCAAAAACCAACAAGAAACGTATATTACTgtcggattttaagcaaaattcgacagaaaatagatacagtggcggatataataagcgacagatTTTCCAGagtcaggaaatgaatttttcgatagaaaatactctaaaaccaaCATAAATTGTGTCgaatataaccgacaggatatatatttataataaataagAGAATTTCTGTCGAATATAACCAACAAATACTTTATtaataagaataaataaaagcattcttgtcggataaaaccgacagaaaatatattaataattaaaaatatataaatcacTTTTTGCATTTTCCATATCCCCTAAACTTTTTGCATTTTCCATAGCATTCACCATCTGAAACCTCGCCGAAGCTCGATCTCGAAAACCTCAGGGCCTTAAAGTCTTAGGCAAGGAAGCAATGGGCACCGTTTTCTTAGTCCACGACCCGTCGTCCGACCACCCGCCTCCCGTTCGCTCTCAAAGTCGTCGACAAGTCCGCCCTTCGCTCCAAGCTAGATGCCGAGTGCCGCGCCCATTGGGAAATCCAGGTCCTGACTAGACTATCCAGCCCTAACCCTTACCTATTTCTACCCTCCATCATGGGGTCATTCGAGTTCGACGAGTTCATAGGATGAGTTGTCCCTTACTGCCCCGTATTTGAGGTGTCTTTAGCAACATTAGCACCATAATGTTATGCTAACCGTTCTGAGCGACGATATCCGCTCGTAGCACCACCACCAACAACATCCAACCCACTGAAACAAACAACACAAAATTATTCAAGTTTTTCAATCACCTCTCGGCCAGGTAACTACCAACTACTAACAAATTTTAGCATGTTTAAATTCGTACCCATAGTTCCCCATATGagagacacagagagagagagagaaagagagagagcgagaaTGTTACCTTCTTCTTGTCCGACAACGATAAGAATTGGAGTCATCAGAACGCCTCGCCATATTCGAGATAGCTAAAGCTAGGGTTTATGAACTTTGGTTGCAAGTGTTTGAACTGGAAGTAAATgaggagagaagaaaaggagaaggaaatgaggagagGAGAAAATGAGGAAGGGAGAAGCACCGGTGCAAGGAAGAGATGGAGGGATTATATTTTGGAAAATattcattactgtcggttataactatGACAGCCCGTTCCGAAATATATTTTTCGATGGTGTGAATTGACTAGAATACCTTTGGATGTTGAGTATTTTGTGTAGTGTTGTGGTTTGAGTTTGggtgttaaactaatctaattaGTTCCTAAGTTTTTAGAACTTAAAAATTATGGTTTTGTGGTTGTTAGTAGCCCAAAACTAgaccacacactcacactcacacacaccactctcgttgatttctctctctcctccctccctcAGATTTCTTACCATTTCCGTACAACCTGTACGAACAACCCTCAAAACCCTTTCAAACTTCACAGATCGAGGTTGTGATCGATGTTTTTGGACTCCTTGCAAGCTTAGGAGTCGAATGGTAGTGATGGTTGGACatgaaaatcccaaaaaaccTGATAAACCATAATCTCCAATTTGAGCGTTGTTCATGCACTCATGATTTCGAAgtttttagaagattttaagctactagtgagctttaggacatcttcacaaagctcggagaagaaaaacgaagtgaaTTGGACGTTGGGGAAGTTGAGTTTGGCGAGTTTCAAAATTGGCCGAATTATCGAGGGTTCTCCGACGAAATCCCGTGGGTTTTAGGGCTGtaaagtggtaaggttttgttcctcttatcctaagcttcaaattggtataaattttgtgaattttggttgagaatcgaagaagatatgaaggtttgattGTTTTTCCAGAAATCGGCACCGGCGACGATCTCTGGCAATCCaaggaagacgaagaagaatattccgtcaagtctgacggaatattctaacagcGTCAGGTAACGCCGTTAACTTCTGTTAagatttaatggaatattcctaatggcAGTTAAGCTTCAGTTAGGGTTTGGCCGAGCGTGGGaggtcggaaaatttttctaaaaatatggggatgttcctgaggttgagtagatcatggtggtataagttatttcctagttttgtgtatgtgctttaaataacgtttattcatttatttcgCATATaatgagacctatcctgaggatgagcgccatcaatcgaggctcgggggctacgacccttcgacatatcagtgagtgggcttttggttttccatatatacctatatatttgagtttttcccagaaaatgaatttgaatgattatacgttttgaaatgccatgcaaagtatttgtctattttattatgcatgaatagttgcatatatttatgattggtgctgcgaacgcacaggtaagtgccaggtaagttcataaattaaagatatgatgttacttcagttatgtgagatatgatgtgatgtattgagagctcatgaACTTGCACCCGGTTTTAGTGCTCCCACCCAtggttagggcacagtcctttacgtgatgttcacctctcgtaccatatgctcacattggatccaagttaggtgcatagGCTTGtcatacataccactttaggtggttccaactcataGGTGatccgcgattattcgcacagccttcacttgatcatagcactagagcatatttactttacacctagtattgtcgtacataccactttaggtgatTCTGACTCATGTacaggatttgatttgatataattgagattggttatgagctatatattCAGCAGTGCAGTTTGAGTTAGAGAGATTTGGCTGATGCGAAATTTGACTTTGATATATTTTTGCTTGTATTACTTATagcattgcattgagatactttggcatggtatatttttatggattttcatcttgagtatgatttctgatacagcttgttattactattattttctgggaaattatacaggttttacggtgaggggttagaacttttgagaaatgaaatgattttgaaaagctttgtttttgtccactcacactttctgttttgcgcctctccaggttttaggtagaagtgcttggTGGATCACGAGGATTTCGACGGGGGTTCTGACATAATATCAttaatgtaggatcacctttgggtgttgaataattagtacttgtcctgcttgactgcacttaggatATTTATGCTCTGGTCGTGTAATTCAAACTTAGTATCTCTCTAGCACTCTATCTTAGctagtactctagttgatttggtttttattatccgtaattccttatatctctattgcttccgcattgtgcactTAGCtatgtcaccctcacgtgacggtcagcatgcctcgattgaggtcggggtgtgtcaataatcGACAGAAACAAAATGGAGGTAA harbors:
- the LOC126620038 gene encoding non-specific lipid transfer protein GPI-anchored 7-like isoform X1, translated to MGCYSISMLAVATMVVLLSLFGSAAGQTTPGCAQDLLPCADYLNSTAQPSATCCTAIKQTVATQLPCLCNLFYTPGLLETLGSNITSALRIANACGQSLDTSKCKTAVVAPTQSPPAATVNLAGTPGNDDGGSSRVEWTGFFAPLLFWASVMLY
- the LOC126620038 gene encoding non-specific lipid transfer protein GPI-anchored 7-like isoform X2 gives rise to the protein MGCYSISMLAVATMVVLLSLFGSAAGQTTPGCAQDLLPCADYLNSTAQPSATCCTAIKQTVATQLPCLCNLFYTPGLLETLGSNITSALRIANACGQSLDTSKCKTAVVAPTQSPPAATGTPGNDDGGSSRVEWTGFFAPLLFWASVMLY